In the genome of Hymenobacter cellulosivorans, one region contains:
- a CDS encoding histidine phosphatase family protein, with amino-acid sequence MSVKKIYLIRHGQTDFNVAGIVQGSGVDSDLNAAGRQQAARFFAAYQHLPFDKVYTSTLKRTHQSVQGFLDLGLPHEQHSGLNEISWGVREGMRITPEEDEEYNGVLQQWRRGESHARLLGGESPDEVAARQRPFIELLRNRPEEETVLVCMHGRAMRVLLCQLLNYPLSAMDSFEHRNLCLYKVHYTGSMFSVNSFLDVAHLQDCPS; translated from the coding sequence GTGAGCGTCAAAAAAATATACCTCATCCGGCACGGACAGACCGACTTTAACGTGGCCGGCATCGTGCAGGGTTCGGGCGTCGATTCGGACCTGAACGCGGCCGGACGCCAGCAGGCGGCCCGCTTTTTTGCGGCCTACCAGCACCTGCCCTTCGATAAGGTGTATACTTCTACGCTGAAGCGCACTCACCAGTCGGTGCAGGGCTTTCTGGATCTGGGTTTGCCCCACGAACAACACAGCGGCCTGAACGAGATTAGCTGGGGCGTGCGTGAGGGAATGCGCATCACACCCGAGGAAGACGAGGAATACAACGGAGTGCTGCAGCAGTGGCGGCGGGGCGAATCGCACGCCCGCCTACTCGGGGGCGAAAGTCCGGACGAAGTGGCGGCCCGGCAGCGGCCCTTTATTGAGCTCCTACGCAACCGGCCCGAGGAAGAAACCGTGCTGGTATGCATGCACGGCCGGGCCATGCGGGTGCTGCTCTGCCAACTGCTCAACTACCCGCTCAGCGCCATGGACAGCTTCGAACACCGCAACCTGTGCCTATATAAGGTGCACTACACCGGCAGCATGTTTTCGGTGAACAGCTTTCTGGACGTAGCCCATCTGCAGGATTGCCCCAGCTGA
- a CDS encoding hotdog fold thioesterase: MAHPTADLAQLNAWCRNTLGEHLGIEITEVGDRLLVGRMPVDRRTHQPMGLLHGGASVALAETLGSIGAALQVDVRKKACVGLEINANHLKGVHSGWVVGRATALHVGRSTQVWEIRITHEETGVLVCVSRITMAVIDLPASAEPKA, encoded by the coding sequence ATGGCACATCCTACCGCCGACCTGGCCCAGCTCAACGCTTGGTGCCGCAATACGCTGGGCGAACACCTTGGTATTGAAATCACTGAAGTCGGCGACCGGCTGCTGGTCGGCCGCATGCCGGTGGACCGCCGCACTCACCAGCCCATGGGGTTGCTGCACGGCGGGGCCTCGGTAGCGTTGGCCGAAACGCTGGGCAGCATCGGCGCGGCCCTGCAGGTAGATGTACGCAAAAAAGCCTGCGTAGGGCTGGAAATCAACGCGAATCATCTCAAAGGGGTGCACTCGGGCTGGGTGGTAGGCCGGGCCACTGCTTTGCACGTAGGCCGCAGCACCCAGGTCTGGGAGATCCGCATTACCCACGAGGAAACCGGCGTGCTGGTCTGCGTGAGCCGCATCACCATGGCCGTCATCGACCTGCCGGCCAGCGCCGAGCCCAAGGCATGA